The genome window ggggtgcagtactttataacactgcttccctttgctggtattgctgtttccaggggaaatattcacttcagctttggggagtggcttagcccaggggttagggtggctgtccctcaaagtgtgtctccctgtgcctcctagattacactctctgcTGCTCCAGTACTCTTttttctccctgtcccccagagccccaagtgagtggttgtgagagagctTTTCTGCATGGTCATTTTAAGATGAATTCTGGATCTGagatatctgtctctttctcacaaacagtatcctgacttgtttcacagctaaatactgtccatacacctcttctaggctctggggctgcaggctggggctttgttcctgggatttaggaccctcccctctccgctaaacttaCTTTTCACCACgcaagtctctctgggctgccatttgctccagggagctgggcagccctctccatgtttctgcttctcctaccagtctcagtgtggcttcttcagtgttccttggttgaagagtcctcttagtttagtccaaagttggtttttccagatgatggttcttaaaattaagttgtaatccactttggttctgggaagtggaagttggtacctctgcctactccattgccatcttgccaccccAACCCGCTCCTTTCTGACAGCTGTTTATGTGTTCCTTTTAAAGTACAACTCTCTTGTTTGAGTTATCACTTATTTtaatgaagaaagagagatggaaaatCAAATGATAAAACTCAGGAAGATAACTATAACATACAAATTTTTCTGATTATGAACATTCAATTTTCATTTAGAATCCAGATTACATAATCCTGCCTTTTATACagtgtttaaaatattctaaataaagtgTCTATCTACTAGCAttgtatttgaataaaataaggcatatttatctacttattaatttctttccataaaaaagatttttattttctttaaagaagaaaaggtattcttattctatattttttcttaaagaagttgGCTGTGTGTTTCTGTGATTATGGGTTTGTTATCGCTAATGTTCCTGCTTCTCTGATACTCTTCAGTTGACTTTTTGCCAAGTAAAATGTGTATAGAAAGAAATGacacagaaacattaaagaaACAGTTCTAATTAGATAGGATTGGTCATACTATCTGCTAAAGGTACTAAGATGTGTGACCTCAGAAATTAATTGCTTAAatacaaaatatggaaacaatacAGTATGgccatttacttattttcttttttccagtcctcttttctttttccaaaggtGTCCAGGCTACATAGAACCAGAAAATATAACACGTATATTAGAGTTCTTCCTCATGAGTCTGTCAGATGATCTGGAACTGCAGCCTTTGCTCAGCAGGCTCTTCCTGTCCATGTACCTGATCACCCTGTTGGGGAATCTGCTCATCATCCTGGCCATCAGCTCAGACCCCCACTTCCACAcgcccatgtacttcttcctctcCAACCTGTCCCTGGTGGACATTGGTTTAATTTTTACCACCGTCTCAAAGATGATAGTCAACATTCAGACTCACAGCAGAGTCATTTCTGTGAGGGCTGCCTCACACAGATGTCTTCTTGATCCTTTTTGGATGTGTGGATGGTATGCTTCTGACTGTGATGGCATATGACTTGTTCGTGGCCATCTGTCACCTTCTAAACTACTCAGTCATCATGAACCCACACTTCTGTGGCTTCTTAGTTTTCGTGTCATTTTTCATCAGCATTTTGGACTCCCTGCTGCACAGTCTGATTGTGTTACAACTTGTCTGCTTCAAGGatgtaaaaaattatcatttCTTCTGCAATCCTTCTCAACTCCTTTGTCTTGCCTATTCTGACA of Saccopteryx bilineata isolate mSacBil1 chromosome 1, mSacBil1_pri_phased_curated, whole genome shotgun sequence contains these proteins:
- the LOC136333426 gene encoding LOW QUALITY PROTEIN: olfactory receptor 7E24-like (The sequence of the model RefSeq protein was modified relative to this genomic sequence to represent the inferred CDS: inserted 3 bases in 3 codons), which produces MSLSDDLELQPLLSRLFLSMYLITLLGNLLIILAISSDPHFHTPMYFFLSNLSLVDIGLIFTTVSKMIVNIQTHSRVISXEGCLTQMXFLILFGCVDGMLLTVMAYDLFVAICHLLNYSVIMNPHFCGFLVFVSFFISILDSLLHSLIVLQLVCFKDVKNYHFFCNPSQLLCLAYSDTFTNHIVMYFVGINFDGVPLSGILFSYYKVVFSILRVPSSGGKYKDFSTCGSHLSVFCLSYGTGIGVYLGSALFSTLKKDVVASVMYTAVTLMLNTFIYSLRNRDIXSALWRLHSRTA